Proteins encoded within one genomic window of Mesobacillus subterraneus:
- a CDS encoding DUF1284 domain-containing protein, giving the protein MGYSPEFVKKMESIVTDIRDTEQDFYIKVVAAFDDACMSCPHRGLEICEASEGSNEHVLSMDGNVIRHLGLVPGERYLKSELVQWTAEKVRPDDLDVLCKNCSWLQYGVCKDGIAELRENKNA; this is encoded by the coding sequence ATGGGCTACAGCCCGGAATTTGTGAAGAAGATGGAAAGTATCGTAACTGATATACGGGACACTGAACAGGATTTTTACATAAAGGTGGTCGCGGCGTTCGATGACGCATGTATGTCCTGTCCGCATAGGGGCCTTGAGATTTGTGAGGCAAGTGAGGGTTCGAATGAACATGTTCTGTCGATGGATGGAAATGTCATTCGTCATCTTGGACTGGTGCCTGGGGAACGTTACCTAAAATCTGAGCTTGTCCAGTGGACGGCGGAAAAGGTTAGACCAGATGACCTTGATGTGCTTTGCAAAAACTGTTCATGGCTGCAATACGGAGTTTGTAAAGACGGAATTGCTGAACTACGTGAAAATAAAAATGCCTGA
- a CDS encoding DUF3243 domain-containing protein: MDKDHMIHKDGEVDTSKVDKTLERMDTQQADEILGDFNEFRTYLSKRIKLGKTAGMNEEQLAKTAEKVADYLADKVTPRNKEEQLLQELWKVGTKEEQHYLAHMLVKLAE, translated from the coding sequence ATGGATAAAGACCATATGATTCATAAAGATGGAGAAGTCGATACTAGCAAGGTTGATAAGACCCTTGAACGGATGGATACTCAGCAGGCTGATGAGATTCTGGGTGATTTCAATGAGTTCAGGACTTATTTAAGCAAAAGGATCAAGCTTGGTAAAACTGCTGGTATGAATGAAGAGCAGCTTGCCAAAACCGCTGAAAAGGTAGCAGATTATCTCGCTGATAAAGTAACTCCGCGAAACAAAGAGGAGCAGCTGCTGCAGGAGCTTTGGAAGGTTGGCACAAAAGAAGAGCAGCACTATCTTGCACATATGCTCGTAAAATTGGCAGAATAA
- a CDS encoding polysaccharide biosynthesis protein produces the protein MNTFLKGMTILVIATFLGEVVEFLVNMILARELGESGMGHYMTILPTIFLIMMLANFELPVSISKMIAEKDESYHRSMIKHAIRLAVVFTTVLLIAAAIMLPIIPVFKDYHPLLKWVVLSLIPVMTITAIARGFFMGKQDMGKIAISHFVRRAVQLILLSALFQFFEFGSETALLVAFCTLAGSELVVFLYLLHYFIMSYQKIKSVPGKHVSGREVRKSLVEVSVPTTGLRIFHSLTHAVQPFLIKFAIVSAGFSAEVATEQFGMMAGIAMTIGFFPAFIAHSFLIILIPTVSKDYAEREFFKLQKLLQQVMLLTLLYGLPSVTAFYFLAETLTNTFFHSAQAAVFLQLLAPYFLFHYFTIPMQAYLIGLGLVKDAFIHSVYATIVTFSLIYLVGSKLEWGMEGVIVGMNTGSMVILLLHYLTICKKIGSTWVAKSTIKDSRF, from the coding sequence AAAGGGATGACTATCCTCGTGATTGCTACTTTTCTTGGAGAAGTGGTGGAGTTCCTTGTCAATATGATCCTGGCAAGGGAACTCGGGGAAAGCGGGATGGGGCATTACATGACCATATTGCCGACGATTTTCCTGATCATGATGCTCGCGAACTTTGAGCTGCCAGTGTCGATTTCCAAGATGATTGCGGAGAAAGATGAGTCTTACCACCGGAGCATGATCAAGCATGCCATTAGGCTTGCGGTGGTATTCACGACGGTTCTACTGATTGCGGCTGCCATTATGCTTCCCATCATTCCGGTATTCAAGGATTATCACCCCCTGCTGAAATGGGTTGTGCTGTCACTCATTCCGGTGATGACGATCACCGCTATTGCCAGGGGATTTTTCATGGGAAAACAGGATATGGGCAAAATCGCGATATCCCATTTTGTGAGGAGAGCGGTCCAGCTCATCCTGCTTTCAGCTCTTTTTCAGTTTTTTGAGTTTGGAAGCGAAACGGCTCTTCTTGTTGCGTTTTGCACACTGGCGGGCAGCGAACTTGTCGTCTTTCTTTATCTATTACACTACTTCATTATGTCTTATCAGAAGATTAAAAGTGTACCAGGTAAGCATGTAAGCGGGCGAGAAGTGAGAAAGAGTCTTGTGGAGGTTTCCGTGCCGACGACCGGGCTGAGGATTTTTCATTCCCTGACGCATGCTGTTCAGCCTTTTCTGATAAAATTTGCGATTGTCAGCGCAGGATTTTCAGCTGAAGTGGCAACGGAACAATTCGGGATGATGGCGGGAATCGCAATGACGATTGGATTTTTCCCGGCATTTATCGCTCATTCGTTTCTCATCATACTAATTCCGACTGTATCGAAGGACTATGCTGAAAGAGAATTTTTCAAGCTGCAGAAGCTGCTTCAGCAGGTGATGCTGCTGACCCTGCTGTATGGCTTGCCATCTGTAACAGCTTTTTACTTTCTGGCTGAGACATTGACCAATACCTTCTTTCATTCTGCTCAGGCAGCAGTCTTTTTGCAGCTGTTGGCGCCATACTTCCTGTTCCACTACTTCACCATCCCGATGCAGGCTTATCTGATTGGTCTCGGATTGGTGAAGGACGCTTTTATTCACTCTGTCTATGCTACGATTGTGACCTTTTCTCTTATTTACCTCGTCGGCTCAAAACTAGAATGGGGGATGGAGGGGGTCATCGTCGGCATGAATACTGGCAGTATGGTCATCCTGCTGCTGCATTATTTGACGATTTGTAAAAAAATTGGCAGTACTTGGGTGGCTAAGAGTACAATCAAAGATTCGAGATTTTAA
- a CDS encoding TrkA C-terminal domain-containing protein, with translation MGILFIFIYLFIVFTVIEINTSIFVATGLDRKIARFQVISMLTGTGFTTGESELIIDHPVRRRLGAFLILFGAFSLAVIISAISNLLTDNFYTMEIAYIAGGLVALLFVLKAPVVQRMMSKKMKSKLKENYELADLPISDVLLMDEDDEVREIAIKEDSPFADRTFNEIVKKTDDVMLLFIKRGEINIRKKAHDTKLEPGDTLFLYGNNPRIKVLFENA, from the coding sequence GTGGGAATTCTCTTCATTTTTATTTATCTGTTCATTGTTTTTACTGTAATTGAGATTAATACATCGATTTTTGTTGCTACTGGATTGGACAGAAAAATCGCTCGATTCCAGGTCATTTCGATGCTAACCGGCACCGGTTTTACCACGGGTGAATCCGAGTTGATCATCGACCATCCGGTCAGGAGAAGATTGGGTGCTTTTTTGATTCTGTTTGGGGCCTTCTCTCTGGCAGTCATCATTTCCGCAATCAGCAATTTGCTGACGGATAATTTTTACACAATGGAAATCGCCTATATTGCAGGCGGACTTGTAGCACTCTTATTTGTGTTAAAAGCGCCAGTCGTGCAAAGAATGATGAGTAAAAAGATGAAAAGTAAATTGAAGGAGAATTATGAGTTAGCAGATTTGCCAATCAGTGACGTTCTATTGATGGACGAAGATGATGAAGTTCGGGAAATCGCTATTAAAGAGGATTCCCCATTTGCTGATAGGACATTTAATGAAATAGTAAAAAAAACGGATGATGTTATGCTCCTGTTCATCAAAAGAGGCGAAATCAATATCAGAAAAAAAGCCCATGATACCAAATTGGAGCCTGGGGACACATTATTTTTATATGGTAATAACCCAAGAATAAAAGTTCTATTTGAAAATGCCTGA
- the mscL gene encoding large conductance mechanosensitive channel protein MscL: protein MWNEFKKFAFKGNVLDLAVGVIIGAAFGKIVSSLVDDIIMPIIGFATFGATFSELTYNGIRYGAFLQSVMDFFLTALAIFFFIRIINRYRKKEEAKPAAPKPDAKEALLVEIRDLLKEKKHR, encoded by the coding sequence ATGTGGAATGAATTCAAGAAATTCGCCTTTAAAGGGAATGTGCTCGACCTGGCTGTCGGGGTCATCATCGGGGCTGCGTTCGGAAAGATCGTTTCTTCGCTTGTCGATGACATCATCATGCCTATTATAGGATTCGCTACTTTTGGAGCTACTTTTTCAGAACTGACATATAACGGGATAAGATACGGGGCATTCTTACAGTCTGTCATGGATTTCTTCCTTACGGCGCTAGCTATATTTTTCTTCATTAGAATCATTAATCGTTATCGTAAAAAAGAAGAAGCCAAACCTGCAGCACCTAAACCGGATGCCAAAGAAGCGCTTCTAGTGGAAATCCGTGATCTTTTGAAGGAAAAAAAACATCGTTAA
- a CDS encoding magnesium transporter CorA family protein → MRHTFNDNKWMWFDYENGDQQELRELVSDNTEYGNWLKNMNDRNTNLLELDTQTRGQECIWGSLIYQQDIEDKSEKNIFHFWISRDLFVLVNFDFTVLNSNPVAVYKQMDQAENAVEGFFIILGEILATYLQKIDGYEERLHDLLWEMKEHNNREILEKIYENRHELLVWKNMVVPIVELRFIAEEAYGGEMHEKTEFNRVVTRVERIRTLLDEYQHAIDTMVNLEEVVSTHRGNEIMKTLTVMTILFTPVTAWGAVWGMNFKVMPELEWKFGYAFAGVLIFASTVGIYYYLKKKGWMGDILRVKKKNRFFG, encoded by the coding sequence TTGCGCCATACATTTAATGATAATAAATGGATGTGGTTTGATTATGAGAATGGGGATCAGCAGGAGTTAAGAGAGCTGGTTTCGGATAACACGGAATATGGAAATTGGTTGAAAAATATGAATGACAGAAATACAAACCTGCTTGAGCTCGACACCCAAACAAGGGGACAGGAATGTATTTGGGGTTCCCTGATTTATCAACAGGATATTGAGGATAAGAGCGAGAAAAATATTTTCCACTTTTGGATCAGCAGGGACTTATTCGTATTGGTTAATTTCGACTTTACAGTACTTAATTCAAATCCAGTCGCAGTCTACAAACAAATGGACCAGGCAGAAAATGCAGTGGAAGGCTTTTTTATCATATTGGGGGAAATTCTTGCGACCTATCTTCAAAAGATTGATGGATATGAAGAAAGGCTTCATGATCTTTTATGGGAAATGAAAGAACATAACAATCGTGAAATTCTTGAAAAAATATACGAAAATCGCCACGAATTATTGGTTTGGAAAAACATGGTCGTCCCGATTGTCGAATTAAGATTCATTGCAGAAGAAGCCTATGGCGGTGAGATGCATGAAAAAACTGAGTTCAACAGGGTTGTTACCCGTGTCGAGCGGATTAGGACATTGCTTGATGAATATCAGCATGCAATCGACACGATGGTCAATCTTGAAGAAGTAGTATCTACGCATCGGGGAAATGAGATCATGAAAACTCTGACTGTCATGACGATTCTATTTACGCCTGTCACAGCGTGGGGAGCGGTTTGGGGAATGAATTTCAAGGTCATGCCTGAACTCGAGTGGAAATTTGGCTATGCGTTCGCGGGAGTTTTAATTTTTGCCTCTACCGTCGGTATTTATTATTACTTGAAAAAGAAAGGCTGGATGGGAGATATTTTGAGAGTTAAAAAGAAGAATAGATTCTTTGGATAA